A genomic segment from Candidatus Binatus sp. encodes:
- a CDS encoding alanine--glyoxylate aminotransferase family protein — MKKYLFTPGPAPVPPEVLLEMSRPIIHHRTPEFSAVLDQARARMRPLYGTKSEVILLSSTGTGAMEAAVINLLRPGEHAIFVNGGKFGERWGKLLAAFGMIGHEVRVEWGRAAHPEQIEEAFKAYPESRAVLVQASETSTCAVHPIAPIGEVTRRHDRMLIVDGITSVGVFEQKMDEWGVDAFVTGSQKALMLPPGLGMVALSARALDVAKSNKTPRFYFDLLKELKAQRDEHTTAWTAAVSLIFGLHKSLEMIHDEGLANVYARHALMAEATRDAAAALGLKLLSPDNPAPGVTGILIPEGLDGGKLVKYLRDNLGVSIQGGQDQMKGKLARIGHMGHLSPFDMLIAIAAFEMGLKQIGAKINLGAGVAAVQARIARSI, encoded by the coding sequence ATGAAGAAATATTTGTTCACGCCGGGGCCTGCGCCAGTGCCGCCGGAAGTTTTGCTCGAGATGTCGCGGCCGATCATTCATCATCGGACGCCGGAATTCAGCGCGGTGCTCGACCAGGCTCGCGCGCGGATGCGTCCGCTGTACGGCACCAAATCGGAAGTGATCCTGCTCTCCTCGACCGGCACTGGCGCGATGGAAGCGGCGGTGATCAATCTGTTGCGGCCGGGCGAGCACGCGATTTTCGTCAATGGCGGAAAATTCGGCGAGCGATGGGGCAAACTGCTCGCGGCATTCGGCATGATCGGGCATGAGGTGCGCGTCGAGTGGGGCCGCGCGGCGCATCCGGAGCAAATCGAGGAAGCATTCAAGGCGTATCCCGAATCGCGCGCGGTGCTGGTGCAAGCGAGCGAGACCTCGACCTGCGCGGTTCATCCGATAGCGCCGATCGGCGAAGTCACGCGCAGGCACGATCGGATGCTGATCGTCGATGGGATCACGTCGGTCGGAGTGTTCGAGCAGAAGATGGATGAATGGGGCGTCGATGCGTTCGTCACCGGCAGCCAGAAGGCGTTGATGCTGCCGCCGGGGCTCGGCATGGTCGCACTGTCGGCGCGCGCACTCGATGTCGCGAAATCGAACAAGACGCCGCGGTTTTATTTCGATCTGCTGAAGGAACTGAAAGCGCAGCGCGACGAGCATACGACGGCGTGGACGGCGGCGGTGTCGCTGATTTTCGGGCTGCACAAATCGCTCGAGATGATCCACGACGAAGGCCTGGCGAATGTTTACGCGCGGCACGCGTTGATGGCGGAAGCGACGCGCGACGCGGCGGCGGCGCTGGGACTCAAGCTGTTGTCGCCGGACAATCCAGCGCCGGGAGTCACTGGAATCCTGATTCCGGAAGGTCTCGACGGCGGCAAGCTGGTGAAATATCTGCGCGACAACCTCGGCGTGTCGATCCAGGGCGGGCAGGATCAGATGAAGGGCAAACTCGCGCGCATCGGGCACATGGGGCATCTCAGCCCATTCGATATGTTGATCGCGATCGCGGCGTTCGAGATGGGACTCAAGCAGATCGGCGCGAAGATCAATCTGGGCGCCGGCGTGGCCGCCGTTCAAGCACGAATCGCACGGAGCATTTAA
- the serA gene encoding phosphoglycerate dehydrogenase yields the protein MAETFRVLMSDSLAPQGIEVLKRFPQLQIDIKTGLKPAELAAIIAPYEALLIRSGTRVTREVIDAATSLKVIGRAGVGVDNVDLEAATRRGIVVMNSPTGNSITTAEHAISMMMALARHIPAANAALRAGKWERGKFTGAEVCNKTLGVVGLGNIGRIVADRALGLKMKVIGYDPILTSEAAARAGIELVSLDELFQRADFITVHTPLTHDTTGLVGAAAFAKMKKGVRIINCARGGIVDEAALADALASGKVAGAALDVFVEEPPPVDHPLLKFDNVIATPHLGAATDEAQVQVSVDIAQQVAEFLIDGTIRSAVNIPALSPKELEVLGPHLRLGEKLGRLAAQLITDSPTELTLAFGGEAANLKPDAITAAVLKGLMSGFLDEDLNYVNAPFIARERGINVTETRSREITDYLNTLTLTVRTRAGDHEVAGAVLGNRALRLTRIDGYHVEAVPEGYFLMLHNRDVPGVVGAVGTMLGQAGINIGGLELGRDRVGGTALSIFEVDEPVPQTVLDKLKTLPAITAATLLKL from the coding sequence ATGGCCGAGACTTTCCGCGTACTGATGAGCGACTCGCTCGCGCCGCAAGGAATCGAGGTTCTGAAGCGGTTTCCGCAACTGCAAATCGACATCAAGACCGGGCTCAAGCCGGCGGAGCTGGCGGCAATCATCGCGCCGTACGAAGCGCTCCTGATTCGGAGCGGCACGCGCGTCACGCGCGAAGTGATCGACGCGGCGACGTCGCTCAAGGTGATCGGGCGCGCGGGCGTCGGCGTCGATAACGTCGATCTGGAAGCGGCGACGCGGCGCGGGATCGTCGTGATGAACAGCCCGACCGGCAACAGCATCACGACCGCCGAGCATGCAATCTCGATGATGATGGCGCTCGCGCGGCATATCCCGGCGGCGAACGCGGCGTTGCGCGCGGGCAAATGGGAGCGCGGGAAATTCACCGGCGCGGAGGTTTGCAACAAAACGCTCGGCGTGGTTGGCCTCGGCAATATCGGGCGAATCGTCGCGGATCGCGCGCTGGGGCTCAAGATGAAAGTGATCGGATACGATCCGATCCTGACGTCAGAAGCGGCGGCGCGCGCCGGCATCGAACTGGTCTCGCTCGACGAATTGTTTCAACGCGCGGATTTCATCACGGTGCACACGCCGCTCACGCACGATACGACCGGACTGGTCGGCGCGGCGGCGTTCGCGAAGATGAAGAAGGGCGTGCGCATCATCAATTGCGCACGCGGCGGGATCGTCGATGAGGCCGCGCTCGCAGACGCGCTCGCGTCGGGCAAGGTCGCGGGCGCCGCGCTCGACGTATTCGTCGAGGAGCCGCCGCCAGTCGATCATCCACTGCTGAAATTCGACAACGTGATCGCGACGCCGCATCTCGGCGCTGCCACCGACGAAGCGCAGGTGCAGGTGTCGGTGGATATCGCGCAGCAAGTGGCGGAGTTCCTGATCGATGGAACGATCCGCAGCGCGGTAAATATTCCGGCGCTCTCGCCGAAGGAACTCGAGGTGCTGGGCCCTCATCTCAGGCTCGGCGAAAAGCTCGGCCGGCTCGCCGCGCAATTGATCACGGATTCGCCGACGGAACTGACGCTCGCGTTCGGCGGCGAAGCGGCGAATCTCAAGCCCGACGCGATCACGGCCGCGGTGCTCAAAGGCCTGATGAGTGGATTTCTCGACGAAGATCTGAACTACGTCAACGCGCCGTTTATTGCGCGTGAACGCGGAATCAACGTGACGGAAACGCGCTCGCGCGAAATCACCGACTATTTGAACACGCTGACGCTGACGGTGCGCACGCGCGCGGGCGATCATGAAGTTGCGGGCGCAGTGCTCGGCAATCGCGCGCTCAGGCTCACGCGAATCGACGGCTATCACGTTGAGGCGGTGCCGGAAGGCTATTTCCTGATGCTGCACAATCGCGACGTGCCAGGTGTGGTGGGCGCCGTCGGCACGATGCTCGGGCAGGCGGGAATCAACATCGGCGGGCTCGAGCTGGGGCGCGATCGCGTCGGCGGCACCGCGCTCAGCATCTTCGAAGTGGACGAGCCGGTGCCGCAGACGGTCCTCGACAAGCTGAAAACCCTGCCTGCGATAACGGCGGCGACGCTGCTGAAGCTCTGA
- a CDS encoding adenylosuccinate synthase, translated as MKTVAVIGTQWGDEGKGKIVDMLAADADVVVRYQGGNNAAHTLVVDGKKFVLRLVPAGALHPGKACVIGNGLVVNPIALLEEISDLKRSGHLADDALFKISYDAHMVMPYHIAIDRAREQRLGKRAIGTTGFGIGPTYEDKMARVGLRFEDLLDFKFFSEKLRRNVAEKNAYLKAILKAKPVKADEILDAMKKARRRLMPYLCDTGAYVSDAIDAGRKVLFEGAHGTMLDIDHGTYPYVTSSNCVASAVFGGTGIGPGNLDAVLGISKGYTTRVGAGPFPSEFTGYLADSLREEGDEFGSATGRPRRIGWFDAVLARYVARVNGMWALALTKLDVLTGIDPLKIVVGYQIKGKHYDRIPPSHRMLINAKPIFEEMPGWHESPASARSLAELPAKVRNYVDRIAELVGVPIAMIGVGKEREATIVVRNPFAD; from the coding sequence ATGAAGACAGTTGCCGTGATCGGCACGCAGTGGGGCGACGAAGGCAAGGGCAAGATCGTCGATATGCTGGCGGCGGATGCCGACGTCGTCGTGCGCTACCAGGGCGGCAACAATGCCGCGCACACGCTGGTCGTGGACGGCAAGAAATTCGTGCTGCGGCTGGTCCCTGCGGGCGCGCTGCATCCGGGCAAGGCGTGCGTGATCGGCAACGGGCTGGTGGTAAATCCGATCGCGCTGCTCGAGGAAATTTCAGATCTGAAACGCAGCGGGCATCTCGCCGATGACGCGCTATTCAAGATCAGTTACGACGCGCACATGGTGATGCCGTATCACATCGCGATCGATCGCGCGCGCGAACAGCGCCTCGGCAAGCGCGCGATCGGGACGACCGGCTTCGGTATCGGTCCGACCTATGAAGACAAGATGGCGCGCGTCGGGCTTCGATTCGAAGACCTGCTCGATTTCAAATTTTTCAGCGAGAAGCTCAGGCGCAACGTCGCGGAGAAGAACGCATATCTTAAGGCGATCCTGAAAGCGAAACCGGTCAAGGCCGACGAGATTCTCGATGCGATGAAGAAAGCGCGGCGGCGTCTGATGCCGTATCTGTGCGACACGGGCGCATACGTCAGCGACGCGATCGACGCGGGCCGCAAGGTGCTGTTCGAAGGCGCGCACGGCACGATGCTCGATATCGATCACGGTACTTATCCGTACGTGACTTCGTCGAACTGCGTGGCCAGCGCGGTGTTCGGCGGTACCGGAATCGGGCCGGGCAATCTAGACGCGGTGCTCGGCATCAGCAAGGGCTACACGACGCGCGTCGGCGCGGGCCCGTTTCCGAGCGAGTTCACCGGCTATCTCGCGGATTCGCTGCGCGAAGAGGGCGACGAATTCGGCAGCGCAACCGGGCGTCCGCGGCGGATCGGATGGTTCGACGCTGTGCTCGCGCGCTACGTCGCGCGCGTCAACGGGATGTGGGCGCTGGCGCTGACCAAGCTCGACGTGCTGACGGGGATCGATCCGCTGAAGATCGTCGTCGGCTATCAGATCAAGGGCAAGCATTACGATCGGATTCCGCCGTCGCATCGGATGCTGATCAACGCGAAGCCGATCTTCGAAGAGATGCCTGGATGGCACGAGAGTCCGGCGTCGGCGCGGAGCCTCGCCGAATTGCCGGCGAAAGTGCGCAACTACGTGGACCGCATCGCGGAACTGGTCGGCGTGCCGATCGCGATGATCGGCGTCGGCAAGGAGCGCGAAGCAACGATCGTCGTGCGCAATCCGTTCGCGGACTAG
- a CDS encoding type II toxin-antitoxin system HicB family antitoxin: MKVFVTLKHGKDGWVVAECPALTGCVSQGRTKEEALANIREAIELSLETRGVEEMASQIEIVEV; the protein is encoded by the coding sequence ATGAAAGTTTTCGTGACGCTCAAGCATGGCAAAGACGGATGGGTCGTTGCGGAATGTCCAGCGCTTACCGGCTGCGTCTCGCAAGGCAGGACCAAGGAAGAGGCGTTGGCAAACATTCGCGAGGCAATAGAACTAAGCCTCGAGACGCGTGGCGTCGAAGAGATGGCGTCGCAAATTGAAATCGTCGAAGTTTAG
- a CDS encoding serine hydrolase yields MPEQKHFAENPREIGLDPQKVEALFNRAEREVKEGLLPSTQIAIARNGKIGAMRTVGNAVQGGAEKPATNETLYTIFSCTKAIMSAASWILMGEGKLSASEKVADIVPEFGTNGKDGITVEQVLLHIGGFPNAPYPQSEWLDKSKRLERFSKWRLEWPVGSKYEYHATSGFWAIAEIIERRTGKDFRQFVYDRISTPLGLPELRVGLPKEYHGRVAELCYVGDPLTNEERKKMGFPELPETEVTEEAILGFNQAIVKEAGVPGGGGITTAGDLALFYQGLLHNRTVDGAPLIKPETLQEALRVRSGDYKDPIFGVKVNRALGVVVAGGDGLANYRGFGKTNSPYAFGHGGAGGQIGWADPATGISLGYCTNGFDRNDVRQGRRGVALSSLAAVCEA; encoded by the coding sequence ATGCCCGAGCAGAAGCATTTTGCCGAAAATCCGCGTGAAATCGGTCTCGATCCGCAAAAGGTCGAGGCGCTTTTCAATCGCGCCGAGCGCGAAGTGAAAGAAGGACTGCTGCCTTCCACGCAGATCGCGATTGCGCGCAACGGAAAAATCGGCGCGATGCGCACCGTCGGCAACGCGGTGCAGGGCGGCGCTGAAAAGCCTGCCACCAACGAGACCCTCTACACGATTTTCTCGTGCACCAAGGCGATCATGTCGGCCGCCTCGTGGATCCTGATGGGCGAGGGCAAGCTAAGCGCGAGCGAAAAAGTCGCCGACATCGTTCCCGAGTTCGGCACCAACGGCAAAGACGGTATCACCGTCGAGCAAGTGTTGCTGCACATCGGCGGATTTCCCAACGCGCCGTATCCGCAGAGCGAATGGCTCGACAAGTCGAAGCGGCTCGAGCGTTTTTCGAAGTGGCGGCTCGAATGGCCAGTCGGGAGCAAGTACGAATACCATGCGACGTCGGGATTCTGGGCGATCGCGGAAATAATCGAGCGGCGCACCGGCAAGGATTTTCGCCAGTTCGTTTACGATCGAATTTCGACGCCGCTCGGATTGCCTGAACTGCGCGTCGGCCTACCGAAGGAATATCATGGCCGGGTAGCCGAACTGTGCTACGTCGGCGATCCGCTCACCAACGAAGAGCGCAAAAAAATGGGCTTCCCGGAACTGCCTGAAACGGAAGTAACCGAAGAAGCGATCCTCGGCTTCAATCAAGCAATCGTGAAAGAGGCCGGGGTTCCCGGCGGCGGCGGAATCACGACCGCGGGCGACCTCGCGCTGTTCTACCAGGGGCTGTTGCACAATCGCACCGTCGATGGCGCGCCGCTGATCAAGCCGGAAACTTTGCAGGAAGCGCTGCGCGTGCGTTCGGGCGATTACAAGGATCCGATTTTCGGCGTCAAGGTGAATCGCGCGCTCGGCGTGGTCGTCGCGGGCGGTGACGGTCTCGCGAACTATCGCGGCTTCGGCAAAACCAACTCCCCGTATGCGTTCGGGCACGGCGGCGCCGGCGGTCAAATCGGATGGGCCGATCCCGCGACCGGAATTTCGCTCGGCTATTGCACCAACGGCTTCGATCGCAACGACGTCCGGCAGGGACGGCGCGGCGTCGCGCTCTCGAGCCTCGCCGCCGTCTGCGAAGCGTAG
- a CDS encoding polysaccharide deacetylase family protein codes for MEIALKIDVDTHQGLEQGVPRLAEMLERETVAASFYIAMGPDNSGRAILRVFRNRGFVGKMFRTKAVAMYGMRTILSGTLLPSRPIALSFPSTLRELKARGFEVGVHGYDHVRWQDHLDDIGERGVRDELADAFEVYRAILGEPSKSFAAPGWRTNDAASVALDTMHLDYRSDTRGIVPYRCVVNGQVLTTPEIPTTLPTLDEVMGRSDLRDVAAVRDFYLGQCRADALNVHTIHAETEGMSQLGNFTALIRALKDRGALFVQLREIASRLNRAELPVCEIIRTTLPGRAGWISAQGPPLALA; via the coding sequence GTGGAAATAGCTCTTAAGATAGACGTCGACACCCATCAGGGTCTCGAGCAAGGCGTCCCGCGCCTCGCGGAAATGCTCGAGCGCGAGACTGTCGCGGCGAGTTTCTACATCGCGATGGGCCCCGACAATTCCGGCCGCGCGATTTTGCGCGTGTTCCGCAATCGCGGTTTCGTCGGCAAGATGTTTCGCACCAAGGCGGTCGCGATGTACGGGATGCGCACGATTCTTTCGGGCACGCTGCTCCCCTCGCGCCCGATCGCGCTGTCATTTCCGTCCACGCTGCGCGAACTGAAGGCGCGCGGCTTCGAAGTCGGCGTGCACGGCTACGATCACGTGCGATGGCAGGATCATCTCGACGATATCGGCGAGCGCGGCGTGCGCGACGAACTGGCCGACGCGTTCGAGGTGTACCGCGCGATTCTGGGCGAGCCGTCGAAGAGTTTCGCGGCGCCGGGCTGGCGCACCAACGACGCGGCCTCGGTCGCGCTCGATACGATGCATCTCGATTACCGCAGCGACACGCGCGGCATCGTGCCGTACCGATGCGTCGTCAACGGCCAGGTCCTCACGACGCCCGAAATTCCGACTACCTTACCGACGCTGGATGAAGTGATGGGCCGCAGCGATCTGCGCGACGTCGCTGCGGTTCGCGATTTCTACCTCGGCCAATGCCGCGCCGACGCGCTCAATGTGCATACGATCCATGCTGAAACCGAGGGGATGAGCCAGCTTGGAAATTTCACGGCGCTGATTCGTGCACTGAAGGATCGCGGCGCGCTTTTCGTGCAACTTCGCGAGATCGCATCGCGCTTGAATCGCGCAGAGTTGCCAGTATGCGAAATCATCCGCACGACGCTGCCCGGCCGCGCCGGCTGGATCTCGGCGCAGGGCCCGCCGCTCGCGCTCGCCTGA
- a CDS encoding GDP-mannose 4,6-dehydratase has protein sequence MRIFITGGAGFLGSHLSDAFIARGDEVSVLDTGSIGKVRHLLNNPRFQYVHDSVFNLELLDGLIAKTDLIYHLAAVVGVEHYVADPYQTLNVNVNGTQNVLKAAYKYNKRVVFSSTSEVYGRNPKVPWREDDDRVLGATSIDRWCYSTSKAVGEHFCFAYHKLGMPVTVVRYFNAYGPRLDKVDVGRLFTIFMGQLLRGADLTVVGDGKQTRCFTYVTDAIDATVQAGINPAANGEAINIGIDVETSVLEFAELMLELFGPSKSKITFVTQEEVYGSSYEDIPRRVPDNTKMRTLLGVTPKVNLREGVKISMDWFRAEMAK, from the coding sequence ATGCGCATTTTTATTACTGGCGGCGCGGGATTTCTCGGTTCTCATCTTTCCGACGCGTTCATCGCGCGCGGCGACGAGGTCTCCGTGCTCGATACCGGCTCGATCGGCAAGGTCCGCCACCTGCTGAACAATCCGCGCTTTCAGTATGTGCACGACTCGGTGTTCAATCTGGAATTGCTCGACGGCCTGATCGCCAAGACCGATCTGATCTACCATCTCGCAGCGGTCGTCGGCGTCGAGCACTACGTCGCGGATCCGTATCAAACGCTCAACGTCAACGTGAACGGCACGCAGAATGTGCTGAAGGCCGCCTACAAGTACAACAAGCGCGTCGTGTTCAGTTCGACCTCCGAGGTGTACGGCAGAAATCCCAAGGTGCCGTGGCGCGAGGATGACGATCGCGTGCTCGGCGCGACCAGTATCGATCGATGGTGCTACTCGACGTCGAAGGCGGTCGGCGAGCATTTTTGTTTTGCCTATCACAAGCTCGGGATGCCGGTGACGGTGGTGCGCTACTTCAACGCGTACGGCCCGCGGCTCGATAAGGTCGATGTCGGGCGGCTGTTCACGATCTTTATGGGGCAATTGTTGCGCGGCGCCGATCTTACCGTGGTCGGCGACGGCAAACAGACGCGATGCTTCACCTATGTTACCGACGCGATCGACGCGACCGTGCAGGCGGGCATCAATCCCGCGGCCAATGGCGAAGCGATCAATATCGGCATCGATGTCGAAACCAGCGTGCTCGAATTCGCCGAGCTGATGCTCGAGTTGTTCGGGCCCTCGAAATCGAAAATAACTTTCGTCACGCAGGAAGAAGTGTACGGCAGCAGCTACGAGGACATCCCGCGGCGCGTGCCCGACAACACGAAAATGCGCACGCTGCTCGGCGTCACGCCCAAGGTGAATCTGCGCGAGGGCGTGAAAATCTCGATGGACTGGTTCCGTGCCGAGATGGCGAAGTGA
- a CDS encoding formyltransferase, which yields MATDRSNADTAESIRSSRCVLFAYHEMGFRCIKALLEIGAPIAALFTHRDDPHEEIWWNSCAQLAESHGIPVHAPDRVDASVEAAVAAIEPSVLYSFSYRYLIKDSVLRLASIGAFNLHPSLLPAYRGRAPVNWMLVNGEREAGVTLHHMVARADAGDIVGQRAVAIDDDDNALSLYRKLIPLGVELIAEMHPRIVTGTAPRRKQDISQGSYFGRRRPEDGRIDWRWPARRIFNLVRAVTHPYPGAFCFAGGKKLLVWSARIAAEAGNCGAPGQIVRHNPDGSIEVAAGEGSVAVSVVQFEDGVEEAARAALSGATGDRNLRLE from the coding sequence GTGGCAACAGATCGCTCGAATGCCGACACCGCCGAATCGATTCGATCGTCGCGCTGCGTGCTGTTCGCGTATCACGAGATGGGTTTTCGATGCATCAAGGCGCTGCTCGAGATTGGCGCGCCGATTGCCGCGCTGTTTACGCATCGCGACGATCCTCACGAAGAAATCTGGTGGAACTCGTGCGCGCAACTTGCGGAGTCGCATGGCATTCCCGTCCACGCGCCCGATCGTGTCGATGCTTCGGTGGAGGCCGCTGTCGCCGCGATCGAGCCGTCGGTGCTGTACTCCTTCTCCTATCGATACTTGATTAAAGACAGCGTGCTGCGACTCGCGAGCATCGGCGCGTTCAATCTGCATCCGTCGCTGCTGCCCGCGTATCGCGGACGCGCGCCGGTGAACTGGATGCTCGTGAACGGCGAGCGCGAAGCCGGCGTCACGCTGCATCATATGGTTGCGCGCGCCGATGCGGGCGATATCGTCGGACAGCGCGCAGTCGCAATCGACGATGATGACAACGCGCTTTCGCTCTATCGCAAGCTGATCCCGCTCGGCGTCGAATTGATCGCCGAGATGCATCCGCGAATAGTCACCGGCACTGCGCCGCGCCGCAAACAGGATATCTCGCAGGGTAGTTACTTCGGTCGCCGGCGGCCGGAGGATGGACGAATCGATTGGCGATGGCCCGCGCGGCGAATTTTCAACCTCGTGCGCGCCGTGACGCATCCGTATCCGGGCGCATTCTGTTTCGCGGGCGGAAAAAAGCTGCTGGTATGGAGCGCAAGGATTGCGGCCGAAGCCGGAAATTGCGGCGCGCCGGGACAAATCGTGCGACATAATCCCGACGGCTCGATCGAAGTCGCGGCGGGCGAGGGCAGCGTCGCCGTCAGCGTCGTGCAGTTCGAGGATGGCGTCGAGGAAGCTGCGCGCGCGGCGCTAAGCGGCGCAACTGGCGATCGCAATCTCAGGCTTGAATAG
- a CDS encoding glycosyltransferase, producing the protein MSSPGKISPIRTTSFASATHPQLVSIVVPVYNESANLERLWSRLKPVLDTLDRPWEVVFIDDGSHDDSLRMLREISAAEHERVRVVELARNFGQHSAILAGFRQSRGDVVVTLDADLQNPPEEIPRLLAAIDDGNDVVGGWREERHDRAYRRYASRLHNRLTSMIVGVPMHDYGCMLRAYRRHIVDTVVDCDEKASFVPALANTFAKRVAEIPVGHDARAGGESKYNLFGLAKLSLNLITGFSLIPIQALSLTGVGIFVLDALFATILLAHRLIYGPQQEGALWTLFAVLFFFVGVIFLALGLIGEYVGRIYIEVRRRPTYIVRAVHGAADDAIDKH; encoded by the coding sequence TTGAGTTCCCCAGGCAAAATATCGCCAATTCGAACGACGTCGTTTGCGTCGGCGACGCATCCGCAACTCGTATCGATCGTGGTGCCGGTCTACAACGAATCGGCGAATCTCGAGCGGCTGTGGTCGCGATTGAAGCCGGTGCTCGACACTCTCGACCGTCCGTGGGAAGTCGTATTTATCGACGACGGCTCGCACGATGATTCGCTCAGAATGCTGCGCGAGATTTCCGCCGCGGAGCACGAGCGCGTGCGCGTCGTTGAGTTGGCGCGCAACTTCGGACAGCATTCAGCGATTCTCGCCGGCTTTCGGCAATCGCGCGGCGACGTGGTCGTCACGCTCGACGCCGATCTGCAGAATCCGCCCGAGGAAATCCCGCGCTTGCTCGCCGCGATCGACGATGGCAACGACGTCGTCGGCGGATGGCGCGAAGAGCGGCACGATCGGGCGTATCGCAGATACGCGTCGCGCCTGCACAATCGCCTCACCTCGATGATCGTCGGCGTGCCGATGCATGATTACGGATGCATGCTGCGCGCGTATCGCCGGCATATCGTGGACACGGTCGTGGATTGCGACGAGAAGGCGTCATTCGTGCCGGCGCTCGCCAACACGTTCGCCAAGCGCGTCGCGGAAATTCCCGTCGGCCACGACGCCCGCGCCGGCGGCGAGTCCAAGTACAATCTGTTCGGGCTCGCGAAACTCAGCCTGAATCTCATCACCGGATTTTCGCTGATCCCGATCCAGGCGCTGAGCCTGACCGGCGTCGGCATCTTCGTGCTCGACGCGTTGTTCGCGACGATCCTGCTGGCGCATCGATTGATCTACGGGCCGCAGCAGGAAGGCGCGCTGTGGACGCTGTTCGCGGTGCTGTTCTTTTTCGTCGGCGTGATTTTTCTGGCGCTTGGATTGATCGGCGAGTACGTGGGGCGAATTTACATCGAGGTGCGGCGGCGTCCGACTTATATCGTGCGCGCGGTGCATGGCGCCGCTGACGACGCCATCGACAAGCACTAG